A genomic window from Haliaeetus albicilla chromosome 10, bHalAlb1.1, whole genome shotgun sequence includes:
- the ATXN1L gene encoding ataxin-1-like isoform X1 encodes MRAGHERSQECLPPKKRELPAASTGAEAGRAGGAQASGEGPEWARTAGPGPAALRYGPGEATEAVAGLTVDQYGMLYKVAVPPATFSPTGLHPVVNVSPLPPAFNVTSPIIQHPGVPYPPVHYAQIPPTSLQFIGSHYTVPYAVPPGFLPSPLLSPSTNLTASHVPHFVPYASLFTEEAAPSPQTTSPTHTFNKSASAISPSGQMQHHAGTQPLDIAPGRIPVYYQMSRLPPGYSAYETPTAGGSPESPQQDSQLSSEVAAANGGQRHLEHNVVRRTSEAVDSASSKAEDCLPGAAAGCMVDGQFLSGYQTLGTDVSVPAHRSTPDADLEVQRVVGVLASQDYHILAAQRKDDPSPLNLCHNIPDQQGESKDALRNTVERAAAEKNQSRSPYVMSPEESVRQRQLTKGMVIANGKPVLVPVGSEPIRSSTSETLVRRSPDGQARGSVLEKDLVQLQPPSSSHLPSHFMKGAIIQLATGELKRVEDLQTQDFVRSAEVSGGLKIDSSTVVDIQESQWPGLVTLHFVVGEQQSKVSIDVPPEHPFFVYGQGWSSCSPGRTAQLFALPCHRLQVGDVCISISLQSMNGNSASQANYPLTDQLISTRERSERTAQGSREPSDRAAERKSHTDRDSTAQSSHAEPSQPETGSQHSWTAPGFQRYSMQAEEPRPSLLRPSFIPQEVKLSIEGRSNAGK; translated from the coding sequence ATGAGAGCGGGCCACGAGCGGAGCCAGGAGTGCCTCCCGCCAAAGAAGCGGGAACTTCCCGCTGCCAGCACCGGCGCCGAGGCGGGACGGGCGGGGGGTGCCCAGGCCTCTGGCGAGGGCCCCGAGTGGGCCCGGACGGCTGGGCCGGGTCCTGCGGCCCTGCGCTATGGCCCTGGCGAGGCCACAGAAGCAGTGGCGGGGCTTACGGTGGACCAGTATGGGATGCTCTACAAAGTGGCAGTGCCACCCGCCACCTTCTCCCCCACGGGTCTGCACCCCGTGGTGAACGTGAGCCCCCTGCCCCCTGCCTTCAATGTGACCTCGCCAATAATCCAGCACCCGGGGGTGCCCTACCCTCCCGTCCACTACGCGCAGATCCCTCCAACGTCCCTACAGTTCATCGGCTCGCATTATACAGTGCCCTATGCTGTCCCTCCTGGCTTCCTGCCTAGTCCTCTCCTGTCTCCTTCCACCAACCTCACCGCCTCTCATGTCCCCCACTTTGTGCCATATGCCTCTCTCTTCACGGAAGAAGCCGCTCCTTCCCCCCAGACTACCTCTCCTACCCACACCTTCAACAAATCTGCTTCTGCAATCTCTCCTTCTGGCCAGATGCAGCACCATGCTGGGACCCAGCCGTTAGATATTGCACCAGGTAGAATTCCTGTTTATTATCAGATGTCCCGCCTCCCACCAGGGTATTCAGCATATGAGACACCTACAGCAGGTGGAAGCCCAGAGTCTCCTCAGCAAGACAGTCAGCTGAGTTCAGAGGTAGCTGCTGCCAATGGTGGACAGAGACATCTGGAGCATAATGTGGTGAGGAGGACCAGCGAGGCTGTGGACTCTGCCAGCAGTAAAGCTGAAGACTGtctgccaggggctgcagcGGGATGTATGGTCGATGGACAGTTCCTTTCAGGTTACCAGACGTTGGGAACAGACGTCTCTGTGCCAGCTCACAGAAGCACCCCAGACGCTGATCTGGAGGTTCAGAGGGTGGTGGGGGTGTTGGCATCTCAGGATTATCATATTCTGGCAGCCCAGAGGAAAGATGACCCGAGCCCTTTAAACCTTTGCCATAATATCCCTGATCAGCAGGGGGAGTCAAAGGACGCGCTGAGGAACACGGTGGAAagggctgctgctgagaaaaaCCAGTCCAGGAGTCCGTATGTAATGTCCCCTGAAGAGTCGGTTAGACAAAGACAATTAACCAAAGGAATGGTGATAGCCAACGGCAAGCCAGTCCTGGTTCCCGTTGGATCTGAGCCCATCAGGTCTTCCACTTCAGAAACCCTGGTGAGGCGGAGCCCAGATGGACAGGCTCGAGGAAGCGTGCTTGAAAAGGACCTGGTCCAGCTGCAGCCACCCAGCTCCTCACACTTGCCCTCTCACTTCATGAAAGGAGCCATCATCCAGCTGGCTACAGGAGAGCTAAAGCGGGTAGAGGACCTGCAGACTCAAGACTTTGTTCGTAGCGCGGAGGTGAGCGGGGGCCTCAAGATCGACTCCAGCACCGTGGTGGATATTCAGGAAAGCCAGTGGCCTGGGCTTGTCACACTGCATTTTGTGGTTGGGGAGCAACAAAGTAAAGTGAGCATTGATGTGcccccagagcatcccttcTTTGTGTATGGCCAGGGTTGGTCCTCCTGTAGCCCAGGGCGGACTGCTCAGCTCTTTGCTTTGCCGTGTCACAGGCTGCAAGTGGGCGACGTCTGCATATCAATCAGTTTACAGAGCATGAATGGCAACTCGGCTTCTCAGGCTAACTACCCTCTCACAGACCAGTTGATATCTACTAGGGAGAGATCTGAAAGAACAGCTCAGGGGTCCAGAGAACcgtctgacagagctgctgaaaggaaGAGCCACACAGATAGGGACAGCACAGCCCAGAGCTCTCATGCAGAACCCTCTCAGCCTGAGACTGGCAGTCAGCACAGCTGGACAGCCCCAGGCTTCCAAAGATACAGCATGCAGGCAGAGGAGCCTCGGCCCTCTCTGCTCCGTCCCTCTTTCATTCCCCAGGAGGTCAAGCTGTCTATTGAAGGGCGTTCTAATGCAGGGAAATGA
- the ZNF821 gene encoding zinc finger protein 821, with protein MSRRKQTTPNKVHWEQVFAGLEEQARQAMMKNNFPGALGDQRPAIHPLQDPDSSSSGSDDEETTQDEVSSHTSEEDGSMVKVKKELENAEQPVAGTPLMRENEVPESLNADPMVGLSRCPLCQLECGSREQLIAHVYQHTAAVVSAKSYMCPVCGRALSSPGSLGRHLLIHSEDQLSNCAVCGARFTSHATFNSEKLPEVLSADRLPAPQSEGPSSVEGKDIAFHTPVYPAGILLVCNNCAAYRKLLEAQTPGMRKWALRRQNEPLEVRLQRLERERTAKKSRRDNETPEEREVRRMRDREAKRLQRMQETDEQRARRLQRDREAMRLKRANETPEKRQARLIREREAKRLKRRLEKMDMMLRAQFGQDPSAMAALAAEMNFFQLPVSNVELESQLLGKMTFEEQSNSALH; from the exons GGGAGCAAGTCTTtgcagggctggaggagcaAGCCCGCCAAGCCATGATGAAAAACAACTTTCCTGGAGCTCTTGGGGACCAAAGGCCAGCCATTCATCCGCTGCAAGACCCCGACTCCAGCAGCA GTGGCAGTGATGACGAGGAAACCACCCAGGATGAAGTTTCTTCCCATACATCTGAGGAGGATGGCTCAATGGTGAAAGTGAAGAAAGAATTAGAGAATGCAGAACAACCTGTGgctggaaccccactgatgaGAGAAAATGAG GTGCCCGAGAGTTTGAATGCTGACCCTATGGTGGGACTGTCCCGGTGCCCCCTCTGCCAGCTGGAGTGTGGAAGCAGAGAGCAGCTCATTGCTCACGTATACCAG CACACTGCAGCTGTGGTGAGTGCCAAGAGCTACATGTGTCCTGTATGCGGCAGAGCCCTCAGCTCACCAGGATCCCTGGGGCGACATCTCCTGATCCACTCAGAGGACCAGCTGTCAAACTGTGCAGTGTGTGGAGCACGCTTCACCAGCCACGCCACATTCAACAG tgagaagctgccagaggTGCTCAGTGCAGATCGCCTGCCGGCACCACAGAGCGAGGGCCCCTCCAGTGTTGAGGGGAAAGACATTGCCTTTCACACCCCTGTGTATCCTGCAGGCATCCTCCTAGTGTGCAACAACTGTGCTGCTTATCGTAAGCTGCTGGAGGCACAGACACCTGGCATGCGAAAGTGGGCACTTCGTCGGCAGAACGAGCCCTTGGAAGTGCGGCTGCAGCGTCTGGAGCGGGAGCGCACGGCCAAGAAGAGCCGGCGGGACAATGAGACACCTGAAGAACGGGAAGTGAGACGTATGCGGGATCGAGAAGCTAAGCGCCTGCAGCGCATGCAAGAGACAGATGAGCAGCGCGCACGGCGGCTGCAGAGAGACCGGGAAGCCATGCGACTGAAACGCGCAAATGAGACCCCAGAGAAACGACAGGCCCGGCTCATCCGGGAGCGTGAGGCCAAGAGGCTCAAGAGGCGCCTGGAGAAAATGGACATGATGCTCCGGGCACAGTTTGGCCAGGACCCCTCTGCCATGGCCGCTTTGGCAGCTGAAATGAACTTTTTCCAGCTGCCAGTGAGCAATGTGGAGCTGGAGAGCCAGCTGCTGGGTAAAATGACCTTTGAGGAGCAGAGCAACAGTGCGCTGCATTAA
- the LOC138687185 gene encoding collagen alpha-1(I) chain-like: MRGAPGGRDAPGGRDPTGRGSGDPARPAAEGGRKDGRKDGRKEGGGAGERQTPGAEAGWGGGRPRPHSPGRSLQRRKRQRQEPGIQNGGGAAAAPIPQAEGSARRHAPLSLPASTGRGRGRGARPAAVLVETAGAGGRRGTGGGEAEKGRSHYFSRRKHPRVRARKERRGCTVAAADGVTRGAVPPRRALPRGEAGRVAPPATRVPRRGAAGAGPRSAAVEGGGGWRTELAAAPGARRPAERKAQRLSEGQRRPPQGDRLSTGRFLAVLFKRSPATAGTASRSPGVAGGGTDDTHDSGARLAREQQPAGPKGSARRRKCVGRATARPARRWARPRPPAGRGRLGLGSGGGIRRRGCGTGPRSGQLFSLRFPGPLVALKNRRRPRNGAGRQDSLAAPGGAGRPPGARVRDRTGVRSDERPKAARRRRGQALLRQRHRRLHRREPPRSRPPAGELRPRTRLRSQRLGKRTALPAAGSLSATAERAPPSPAGRRCPCGRPAPAGPRASAQAWPPVGRPSSAGQPGGTRREQVPPRTSAPPGRAAGAAGCHDDRRCGRPVTSAGGVKPRPAPPAGEALPPRGDARHRRAPRGGVGPEAAAGGAGADGGRGGGAGRWRVSRGLRWAPGGPAEARRVCGAPGSARLGSAGWGAARHGRGSGAGGGAGDRARAPSVPGAGALDGGWGPAPCLGSGLPLALCGPGGSPRRPRGPQRPETHGSLCSWCR; this comes from the coding sequence ATGCGGGGGGCCCCGGGCGGTCGGGACGCCCCGGGCGGTCGGGACCCCACGGGCCGCGGCAGCGGAGACCCGGCCCGGCCAGCGGCGGAGGGCGGGAGGAAGGACGGAAGGAAGGacggaaggaaggaaggggggggggcgggcgagCGGCAAACACCTGGCGCGGAGGCAGGCTGGGGAGGCGGGCGGCCACGACCCCACTCACCGGGCCGGTCCCTGCAGCGGAGGAAGCGGCAGCGGCAGGAGCCAGGCATTCAAAatggcggcggcgcggccgcaGCACCGATACCGCAGGCGGAGGGATCCGCGCGCCGGCAcgctcccctcagcctcccgGCCTCTACCGGCCgcgggcgggggaggggggcacgGCCTGCGGCGGTCTTAGTGGAGAcagcgggggcggggggaaggcgCGGCACCGGCGGCGGCGAGGCGGAAAAAGGCCGCTCGCACTACTTTTCTCGGCGGAAGCACCCACGAGTCCGGGCTCGCAAGGAGCGGCGCGGCTGCACCGTGGCAGCCGCTGATGGCGTCACGCGCGGGGCGGTCCCCCCGCGGCGAGCGCTGCCCCGTGGTGAGGCCGGGCGGGTCGCGCCGCCCGCAACCAGGGTTccgcggcgcggggcggccggcGCCGGGCCCCGGTCCGCggcggtggagggggggggggggtggcgcACGGAGCTCGCCGCGGCCCCGGGAGCGCGCAGGCCGGCCGAGAGGAAGGCCCAGCGGCTGAGCGAAGGCCAGCGGCGCCCGCCGCAGGGAGACCGGCTCTCAACCGGCCGGTTTCTGGCGGTCCTTTTCAAGCGTTCGCCGGCGACCGCGGGGACAGCCTCACGCTCTCCCGGcgtcgcggggggggggacggacgacACACACGACTCGGGTGCGCGCCTTGCGCGCGAGCAGCAGCCCGCAGGCCCGAAGGGGAGCGCCCGGCGTCGAAAATGCGTGGGGAGGGCGACGGCGAGACCAGCTCGGCGGTGGGCGAGGCCGCGGCCGCCGGCCGGGCGCGGGAGGCTTGGCCTGGGCAGCGGAGGAGGGATCCGGAGACGGGGCTGCGGCACCGGCCCCCGCTCCGGGCAGCTTTTCTCTCTGCGCTTCCCGGGACCTTTGGTCGCCTTAAAAAATCGGCGAAGGCCGAGAAACGGCGCCGGCCGGCAGGACTCGCTGGCGGCACCAGGAGGAGCGGGAAGGCCGCCCGGAGCGCGGGTGCGGGACCGGACCGGGGTACGTTCGGACGAGAGGCCGAAGGCCGCGCGGAGGAGGCGGGGGCAGGCGCTGCTCCGGCAGCGGCACCGCCGGCTCCACCGCCGTGAACCCCCGCGTTCGCGGCCGCCCGCCGGGGAGCTCCGCCCGCGGACGCGCTTGCGGAGCCAGCGCCTGGGGAAGCGCACCGCCCTGCCCGCGGCCGGCTCGCTCTCGGCGACGGCCGAGCGGGCCCCTCCTTCGCCCGCGGGACGCCGCTGCCCCTGCGGCCGACCCGCCCCGGCTGGGCCCCGGGCCTCGGCGCAGGCCTGGCCTCCCGTCGGGCGCCCTTCCTCCGCCGGCCAGCCTGGCGGCACCCGCCGGGAGCAGGTTCCGCCGCGAACCTCGGCCCCGCCGGGacgggcggcgggcgcggccgGTTGCCACGACGACCGGCGCTGCGGGCGCCCCGTGACGTCGGCCGGGGGCGTCAagccccgccccgcgccgccggcgGGTGAGGCACTTCCGCCGCGCGGGGACGCGCGTCATCGCCGCGCGCCGCGGGGAGGGGTCGGGCCGGAGGCGGCCGcgggcggcgccggggccgATGGGGGTCGCGGAGGAGGAGCCGGGCGATGGCGGGTGAGCCGCGGGCTGCGGTGGGCACCGGGCGGGCCCGCGGAGGCGAGGCGCGTCTGCGGCGCCccgggctcggctcggctcggctcggcgggGTGGGGTGCGGCGCGGCACGGCCGGGGCTCTGGGGCCGGGGGTGGGGCCGGCGACCGGGCTCGGGCGCCCTCCGTCCCCGGGGCCGGAGCCCTGGACGGGGGCTGGGGGCCGGCGCCTTGCTTAGGCTCGGGGCTCCCCCTAGCCCTCTGCGGCCCCGggggctccccccgccgcccccggggccCTCAGCGGCCCGAGACTCACGGCTCCCTCTGTTCCTGGTGCAGGTGA
- the ATXN1L gene encoding ataxin-1-like isoform X2: MRAGHERSQECLPPKKRELPAASTGAEAGRAGGAQASGEGPEWARTAGPGPAALRYGPGEATEAVAGLTVDQYGMLYKVAVPPATFSPTGLHPVVNVSPLPPAFNVTSPIIQHPGVPYPPVHYAQIPPTSLQFIGSHYTVPYAVPPGFLPSPLLSPSTNLTASHVPHFVPYASLFTEEAAPSPQTTSPTHTFNKSASAISPSGQMQHHAGTQPLDIAPGRIPVYYQMSRLPPGYSAYETPTAGGSPESPQQDSQLSSEVAAANGGQRHLEHNVVRRTSEAVDSASSKAEDCLPGAAAGCMVDGQFLSGYQTLGTDVSVPAHRSTPDADLEVQRVVGVLASQDYHILAAQRKDDPSPLNLCHNIPDQQGESKDALRNTVERAAAEKNQSRSPYVMSPEESVRQRQLTKGMVIANGKPVLVPVGSEPIRSSTSETLVRRSPDGQARGSVLEKDLVQLQPPSSSHLPSHFMKGAIIQLATGELKRVEDLQTQDFVRSAEVSGGLKIDSSTVVDIQESQWPGLVTLHFVVGEQQSKAVLGPETLQKLLRWLRMHILYRVWPGVCSMYGLKC; encoded by the exons ATGAGAGCGGGCCACGAGCGGAGCCAGGAGTGCCTCCCGCCAAAGAAGCGGGAACTTCCCGCTGCCAGCACCGGCGCCGAGGCGGGACGGGCGGGGGGTGCCCAGGCCTCTGGCGAGGGCCCCGAGTGGGCCCGGACGGCTGGGCCGGGTCCTGCGGCCCTGCGCTATGGCCCTGGCGAGGCCACAGAAGCAGTGGCGGGGCTTACGGTGGACCAGTATGGGATGCTCTACAAAGTGGCAGTGCCACCCGCCACCTTCTCCCCCACGGGTCTGCACCCCGTGGTGAACGTGAGCCCCCTGCCCCCTGCCTTCAATGTGACCTCGCCAATAATCCAGCACCCGGGGGTGCCCTACCCTCCCGTCCACTACGCGCAGATCCCTCCAACGTCCCTACAGTTCATCGGCTCGCATTATACAGTGCCCTATGCTGTCCCTCCTGGCTTCCTGCCTAGTCCTCTCCTGTCTCCTTCCACCAACCTCACCGCCTCTCATGTCCCCCACTTTGTGCCATATGCCTCTCTCTTCACGGAAGAAGCCGCTCCTTCCCCCCAGACTACCTCTCCTACCCACACCTTCAACAAATCTGCTTCTGCAATCTCTCCTTCTGGCCAGATGCAGCACCATGCTGGGACCCAGCCGTTAGATATTGCACCAGGTAGAATTCCTGTTTATTATCAGATGTCCCGCCTCCCACCAGGGTATTCAGCATATGAGACACCTACAGCAGGTGGAAGCCCAGAGTCTCCTCAGCAAGACAGTCAGCTGAGTTCAGAGGTAGCTGCTGCCAATGGTGGACAGAGACATCTGGAGCATAATGTGGTGAGGAGGACCAGCGAGGCTGTGGACTCTGCCAGCAGTAAAGCTGAAGACTGtctgccaggggctgcagcGGGATGTATGGTCGATGGACAGTTCCTTTCAGGTTACCAGACGTTGGGAACAGACGTCTCTGTGCCAGCTCACAGAAGCACCCCAGACGCTGATCTGGAGGTTCAGAGGGTGGTGGGGGTGTTGGCATCTCAGGATTATCATATTCTGGCAGCCCAGAGGAAAGATGACCCGAGCCCTTTAAACCTTTGCCATAATATCCCTGATCAGCAGGGGGAGTCAAAGGACGCGCTGAGGAACACGGTGGAAagggctgctgctgagaaaaaCCAGTCCAGGAGTCCGTATGTAATGTCCCCTGAAGAGTCGGTTAGACAAAGACAATTAACCAAAGGAATGGTGATAGCCAACGGCAAGCCAGTCCTGGTTCCCGTTGGATCTGAGCCCATCAGGTCTTCCACTTCAGAAACCCTGGTGAGGCGGAGCCCAGATGGACAGGCTCGAGGAAGCGTGCTTGAAAAGGACCTGGTCCAGCTGCAGCCACCCAGCTCCTCACACTTGCCCTCTCACTTCATGAAAGGAGCCATCATCCAGCTGGCTACAGGAGAGCTAAAGCGGGTAGAGGACCTGCAGACTCAAGACTTTGTTCGTAGCGCGGAGGTGAGCGGGGGCCTCAAGATCGACTCCAGCACCGTGGTGGATATTCAGGAAAGCCAGTGGCCTGGGCTTGTCACACTGCATTTTGTGGTTGGGGAGCAACAAAGTAAA GCTGTCCTAGGGCCTGAAACTTTGCAGAAGCTGCTAAGATGGCTACGAATGCACATTCTGTACAGAGTTTGGCCCGGGGTGTGTTCCATGTATGGTTTAAAATGCTGA